A window of the Sporosarcina sp. FSL K6-2383 genome harbors these coding sequences:
- a CDS encoding SNF2 helicase associated domain-containing protein yields the protein MITQKQILDMCGNSSFKRGETFQRSGKVTIEQYSATHCQATVVGAENFYVTIDDDGEEIQTACSCPSLPFYPYKCQHVAAVMHAIIELDKPSGLLSLFNEKPIRSTGHQLHFEDREVLDLLFTWMPVAVKGGHMLGIEIQIGSVPIEHIRGFLSRVNEGKPTTLSPTFTFDSSRHCFPHESDAVLQQLIRMNQEDKVYIIDQTISPQTLLIPPTSWDRLLPFLNCAPLVRLGYDGQYISGMPLSNEALPVQFRFDRLEGQGHYLEINGLANILILQAYQSVLCNGQLFQLDNEDCKRLTDLKQMVETSGARQLPISNEQIGFFLEKVVPGLRRIGEVQLAETILDKLVKSPLQAMLYVDRVNHRLLASLEFQYDHVFINPLTEGDLPTGSVMVRDLEKEEAILALMKESAFTENDEGYLLHNEELEYEFLQHILPKLQKLLKVYATTAIKNRVFRGNARPRIRVKSQEERTNWLEFKFELDGIPDKQIREVLEALEEKRRYYRLQDGALLSLETKEFEEIQRFLNEVPEGLDELEKGLSVPIGRGIRFLAGADENGMFSVEATARQFFESLRNPESTGFLLPVQLETVLRDYQKQGYQWMKTLASHSLGGVLADDMGLGKTLQSIAFVQSVLPEIRETKRRVLIVCPSSLMYNWLSEFQKFTPDIHAEVIEGPKKVRTKQQNELEDTDVLITSYPLIRQDIQWFEKQDFLTIFFDEAQAFKNPFTQTARAVKKLQADNRFALTGTPVENSVEELWSIFHVVFPELFMGLREYSELTPKAIAHRIRPFMLRRLKEDVLAELPAKMESMETTELLPEQKELYAAYLAKLRHDTLKHLDKNTITKNKIKILAGLTRLRQICCHPALFVDGYQGSSAKLEQLKQLLEESKQAGRRVLIFSQFTKMLGIIGKELALNGTPFFYLDGQTASEERLEICNRFNAGERDLFLISLKAGGAGLNLTGADTVILYDLWWNPAVEEQAADRAHRIGQKRVVHVIKLVARGTIEDKMNELQEKKRDLIEEIIDPKDRASTLLTEEDIRELLEI from the coding sequence ATGATAACGCAAAAGCAGATCCTAGACATGTGCGGGAACAGTTCATTTAAAAGGGGCGAAACCTTTCAACGTTCTGGGAAAGTGACGATTGAACAATATAGCGCCACGCATTGTCAAGCGACTGTGGTGGGAGCAGAAAACTTTTATGTCACAATTGACGATGATGGAGAAGAAATTCAGACAGCGTGCAGTTGCCCATCGTTACCTTTTTATCCATACAAATGCCAGCATGTCGCCGCAGTCATGCATGCCATCATTGAATTGGATAAGCCTTCTGGACTGCTATCCCTTTTCAATGAAAAGCCTATCAGATCAACGGGACATCAGCTTCATTTCGAAGACCGGGAAGTACTTGACCTGCTGTTTACGTGGATGCCTGTTGCTGTCAAAGGTGGGCATATGCTCGGCATCGAAATTCAAATCGGTTCAGTTCCCATAGAGCATATCCGGGGATTTTTGAGTAGGGTGAATGAAGGAAAACCTACTACCCTTTCGCCAACTTTTACGTTTGATTCGAGCCGCCATTGTTTCCCTCATGAATCGGATGCTGTTCTTCAACAGCTCATTCGGATGAATCAGGAGGACAAGGTGTACATAATCGACCAGACAATTAGTCCGCAAACGTTACTCATCCCGCCCACTTCATGGGATCGACTATTGCCGTTTTTGAACTGTGCGCCATTAGTCAGATTAGGGTACGATGGCCAGTATATTTCAGGCATGCCTCTTTCCAATGAGGCATTGCCTGTACAATTCCGCTTTGACAGGTTGGAAGGCCAGGGACATTATTTAGAAATTAACGGTTTGGCCAATATTCTTATCCTTCAGGCTTATCAGTCTGTCCTATGCAATGGGCAATTATTTCAGCTGGATAATGAGGATTGCAAACGTCTCACGGATCTCAAGCAGATGGTTGAAACTTCGGGGGCCCGTCAACTGCCGATTTCCAATGAACAAATTGGTTTTTTCTTAGAAAAGGTTGTCCCAGGGTTGCGGAGGATTGGTGAAGTTCAACTTGCCGAAACTATTCTGGACAAACTGGTGAAATCACCATTGCAAGCAATGCTGTACGTCGATCGGGTAAATCATCGGCTTCTTGCAAGCTTGGAATTCCAATATGATCATGTCTTCATTAATCCATTGACGGAAGGGGATTTACCAACTGGTTCTGTAATGGTTCGTGACTTGGAAAAAGAAGAGGCCATCCTTGCATTAATGAAAGAAAGTGCGTTTACGGAAAATGATGAAGGCTATTTATTGCACAATGAAGAATTGGAGTATGAATTTCTACAGCATATCCTTCCGAAATTGCAAAAGCTTCTGAAGGTGTATGCTACGACAGCGATCAAGAACCGAGTTTTTAGAGGAAATGCCCGCCCGCGAATTCGTGTAAAATCACAGGAAGAGCGAACAAACTGGCTCGAATTCAAATTTGAACTGGACGGTATACCGGACAAGCAAATACGAGAAGTCCTTGAGGCATTGGAGGAAAAACGGAGGTATTACCGTTTGCAGGATGGAGCTCTTCTGTCATTGGAAACAAAGGAATTTGAGGAAATTCAACGTTTTTTGAATGAAGTTCCTGAAGGATTGGACGAATTGGAAAAAGGTCTGTCTGTACCGATAGGTCGTGGGATCCGATTTCTCGCTGGTGCTGATGAGAATGGAATGTTTTCTGTAGAGGCAACGGCGCGCCAATTCTTTGAAAGCCTTCGAAATCCTGAAAGTACCGGATTTCTGCTTCCAGTGCAATTGGAAACGGTTCTTCGTGATTATCAAAAACAAGGCTATCAGTGGATGAAAACCCTAGCGTCCCATAGCTTAGGGGGTGTGTTGGCGGATGATATGGGGCTTGGCAAAACATTGCAAAGCATTGCGTTCGTCCAGTCTGTACTTCCTGAAATACGTGAGACAAAACGGCGTGTGTTAATTGTTTGTCCTTCTTCTTTGATGTATAACTGGCTGAGTGAGTTTCAGAAATTCACACCTGACATTCATGCTGAAGTCATAGAAGGACCCAAAAAGGTGAGGACGAAGCAACAAAATGAACTGGAAGACACAGATGTTTTAATCACCTCCTATCCATTGATACGTCAGGATATTCAGTGGTTTGAAAAACAAGATTTTCTGACAATCTTTTTTGACGAAGCACAGGCATTCAAAAATCCATTTACTCAAACAGCACGAGCAGTTAAAAAACTGCAGGCCGATAATCGTTTTGCGTTGACGGGCACACCAGTTGAAAATTCAGTGGAAGAACTGTGGTCTATCTTTCACGTCGTATTTCCTGAACTTTTTATGGGGTTACGCGAGTATAGTGAACTTACACCGAAGGCGATAGCCCATCGCATCCGTCCTTTCATGCTAAGGCGACTAAAAGAGGATGTTCTCGCAGAGCTACCAGCAAAAATGGAGTCGATGGAAACGACGGAGTTGCTTCCTGAACAGAAGGAACTCTATGCCGCCTATTTGGCAAAGCTACGCCATGACACACTAAAGCATTTGGATAAAAACACTATTACAAAGAATAAAATCAAAATCCTCGCTGGACTGACCCGATTGCGGCAAATCTGTTGCCACCCAGCACTATTCGTGGACGGCTACCAAGGAAGTTCGGCGAAGCTAGAGCAGTTGAAACAGCTACTTGAAGAATCGAAACAAGCAGGAAGAAGGGTATTAATCTTTTCACAATTCACAAAGATGCTAGGAATTATAGGCAAGGAGTTGGCATTGAATGGGACCCCTTTCTTCTATTTGGATGGTCAAACAGCTTCAGAAGAACGTCTGGAAATATGCAATCGTTTTAACGCAGGCGAGCGTGACTTATTTTTGATTTCATTGAAAGCGGGCGGGGCCGGTCTCAATTTGACAGGGGCAGATACGGTCATATTATACGATCTTTGGTGGAATCCAGCAGTGGAGGAACAAGCAGCGGACCGAGCCCATCGCATCGGTCAGAAACGGGTTGTCCATGTCATCAAACTGGTTGCCCGTGGAACGATTGAGGATAAAATGAATGAATTGCAGGAGAAGAAAAGAGACTTGATTGAAGAAATCATTGATCCAAAAGATAGGGCAAGTACATTGCTGACTGAGGAAGATATTCGGGAGCTGTTGGAAATATAA
- a CDS encoding type II CAAX endopeptidase family protein, with product MKKLTLLLIGPTIMIFIGLIICKSIIVTFSLFYSWLLFVPLFSSIRNKQDKFNLKKQFSRQTIVVGIISGLISLLAIYGAVTVLKDTVFDLAALRQLLVDWNFTGNNVIWLVLVLIFINPFLEELYWRNFMYKYLETKTSITKTVVITSFFYSLYHLVSLISIFTFPFNFIAVIPVFLAGLFWGYFRYKLNSISAPIISHILADLGIMLVYLTYIL from the coding sequence ATGAAAAAACTCACACTCTTATTAATAGGTCCCACAATCATGATTTTCATTGGTCTAATCATCTGCAAAAGCATCATTGTTACTTTTTCACTATTTTATAGCTGGCTATTATTCGTCCCACTTTTCAGCTCTATTAGAAATAAACAAGACAAATTTAATCTAAAAAAACAATTCAGTCGTCAAACTATTGTAGTTGGCATAATTAGTGGACTTATTTCTCTACTAGCGATTTATGGGGCGGTGACAGTACTGAAAGATACTGTATTCGATCTTGCTGCACTGCGTCAATTATTGGTGGATTGGAATTTCACAGGAAACAATGTTATTTGGTTAGTTTTAGTTCTTATTTTCATCAATCCTTTTTTAGAAGAGCTATACTGGAGAAATTTCATGTACAAGTATCTTGAGACTAAAACTAGTATTACAAAAACTGTTGTCATTACATCATTTTTTTATAGCCTTTATCACTTAGTATCGCTCATTTCTATTTTCACATTCCCATTCAATTTCATCGCGGTCATTCCTGTATTTTTAGCCGGATTATTTTGGGGCTATTTTAGGTATAAATTAAATTCTATTTCGGCTCCAATTATCAGTCATATTCTTGCTGACTTAGGAATTATGCTGGTGTATTTGACTTATATTTTATAG
- a CDS encoding GNAT family N-acetyltransferase → MEQLVIQKAAIEDATFIHSIQVAAFKPLLAKYQDFDTSPANETIQRTTDRLQQKQTDYYLIVYNMITVGAIRIVKKANRRYRVSPIFILPEYQGRGIASVTMRTVESLYKDAVVWELDTILEEQKLCGLYEKLGYRKTGKATKMNERMTIVFYEKELV, encoded by the coding sequence TTGGAACAGCTAGTTATTCAGAAGGCGGCTATAGAGGATGCGACATTCATCCATTCCATACAAGTGGCAGCATTTAAGCCATTGTTAGCTAAGTATCAAGACTTTGACACGAGTCCAGCAAATGAAACGATTCAACGGACGACAGATCGTTTACAACAAAAACAAACTGATTATTATCTCATTGTCTACAATATGATAACAGTTGGTGCGATACGAATTGTTAAGAAAGCTAATAGACGTTATCGGGTATCTCCTATTTTCATTCTCCCAGAATATCAAGGGAGGGGAATTGCGTCGGTAACCATGCGTACAGTTGAGAGTTTGTATAAAGATGCTGTAGTTTGGGAACTAGATACGATTCTGGAAGAACAAAAGCTGTGTGGGCTGTACGAAAAGCTAGGGTACCGCAAGACTGGAAAGGCTACAAAAATGAATGAACGAATGACCATTGTATTCTATGAGAAGGAACTAGTATGA
- a CDS encoding GNAT family N-acetyltransferase: MLTYKAFWGMPEQHVVDGILELHERVFEESATLIDKIKSKPKVLMNVAFNQSVVVGYKIGYEIDANKYYSWYGAVHEACRGQGIAAELMKQQHCLVGEAGYTIIQTKTRNKWRSMLILNIKNGFDVMEVFTDDDGIHRIVLEKNISKGTDAV, translated from the coding sequence ATGTTAACCTATAAGGCCTTTTGGGGAATGCCTGAACAGCATGTCGTAGATGGAATTTTGGAACTGCATGAAAGGGTCTTTGAAGAGTCAGCTACACTAATAGATAAAATAAAATCAAAACCGAAAGTATTGATGAATGTAGCCTTCAATCAATCGGTGGTGGTTGGTTATAAAATAGGCTATGAGATTGATGCTAACAAGTATTATAGTTGGTACGGAGCAGTGCATGAAGCGTGCCGAGGACAAGGAATTGCAGCGGAGCTTATGAAACAGCAGCATTGTTTAGTAGGGGAAGCTGGCTATACAATTATTCAAACAAAGACCAGAAACAAGTGGCGTAGTATGCTGATTCTTAATATAAAAAACGGCTTCGATGTGATGGAAGTATTCACAGATGATGACGGTATTCATAGAATTGTGTTGGAGAAAAATATTTCTAAGGGAACTGATGCTGTATAG
- the helD gene encoding RNA polymerase recycling motor HelD: protein MQQHPDFEFELERLDYTKHYMQQLLAESRRDVKSSQDEIRKSMADLEYLDSSLSYINILTNARFFEMARSQKEGLEAIQLKPYFARIHFQKEDEEAELLYIGKTSLFHRETQEPIIVDWRSPVANVYYDGRLGDLTYQVREDEFEGHLYSKRQYQIEDGELLDIRDIDLTTNDELLQEALAGKADTRLMEIVSTIQAEQNAIIRANLKQPIIVQGAAGSGKTTIALHRISYFLYTMGEHFPANKLMILAPSKLFMDYIADVLPELGVGQICQRTYAEYVLNATGLKLKLTDPDAKLAQLAQSATLDEEKLFVTRVKGTLDYREIMQRYVTKLEQDMAELFEDVFIEKYRIIKALQLKKLFLQEFAYMPVEKRLERIKIIVQSDVKRKHKRLLATLTTKYEEALDKALYGIRDDERRKAKLTRILDERDDRLPVIEKEGKSTAAVYMRRFKKFNIKKIYRDWLANEQLQTALAGHWSDQERAAFGEAHQKETWEIEDLAAIYYLQAKLKGIADDWKMRVVFIDEVQDYSEFQLAALQEGLETDMFTMVGDLAQGIHSYRALTSWEPIKELFPRATYTTLQKSYRTTIEIMDLANQVLAQMDEDLPLVEPVVRHGREPDFYDMPTFDGAKIDQIYNEITGRGHKSVALICKSTAEATKIHARLREFNMAVQLLGDQTDMSGACLLIVPSHLAKGLEFDAVIVVAVDDPFRDHPIDRKLLYVAMTRPMHELHMVGVNV, encoded by the coding sequence ATGCAGCAACATCCTGATTTTGAGTTTGAATTAGAGCGCCTTGACTACACCAAACACTACATGCAGCAATTATTAGCAGAATCACGACGTGACGTAAAATCCTCTCAAGATGAAATTCGTAAATCGATGGCAGATTTGGAGTATTTGGACTCCAGTTTGAGTTACATCAATATTTTAACGAATGCCCGTTTTTTTGAAATGGCTCGTTCTCAAAAGGAAGGGCTAGAAGCGATTCAATTGAAGCCATATTTTGCCCGAATTCATTTCCAAAAGGAAGATGAGGAGGCGGAATTACTTTACATAGGTAAGACGTCTTTATTCCATCGGGAAACGCAGGAGCCGATTATTGTCGATTGGCGTTCCCCTGTGGCTAACGTTTATTACGATGGAAGGCTTGGTGATTTAACCTATCAAGTACGAGAGGACGAGTTCGAAGGACATCTGTACTCTAAGCGGCAGTATCAGATTGAAGATGGAGAGCTTCTGGATATTCGTGATATTGACCTAACAACAAATGATGAGTTACTTCAAGAAGCCTTAGCTGGTAAAGCAGACACTCGATTAATGGAGATAGTCTCGACAATTCAGGCTGAACAAAATGCTATCATTCGGGCTAATTTGAAGCAGCCCATTATTGTCCAAGGGGCGGCGGGTAGTGGGAAGACGACGATTGCACTGCACCGTATTTCGTATTTTTTATATACGATGGGTGAACATTTTCCGGCCAATAAACTGATGATTTTAGCACCCAGTAAATTGTTTATGGATTATATCGCGGACGTACTACCCGAGCTGGGAGTGGGGCAGATTTGTCAGAGGACATATGCGGAATATGTTTTGAATGCGACAGGTTTGAAACTGAAGCTGACTGATCCTGACGCGAAGTTGGCGCAGTTAGCACAATCGGCCACTTTAGATGAAGAAAAGCTTTTTGTGACGCGCGTAAAAGGGACTCTCGATTATCGAGAGATCATGCAGCGCTATGTGACAAAATTGGAACAAGACATGGCGGAGCTTTTTGAAGATGTTTTTATTGAAAAGTATCGGATTATAAAAGCTTTGCAACTGAAGAAACTATTTCTTCAGGAGTTTGCCTACATGCCTGTTGAAAAAAGGCTGGAGCGTATTAAAATCATTGTGCAAAGTGATGTGAAGCGCAAGCATAAAAGATTGCTTGCTACTTTAACGACCAAGTATGAGGAAGCGCTTGATAAAGCATTATATGGTATTCGAGATGATGAACGACGGAAAGCCAAGCTAACAAGAATTTTGGATGAGCGTGACGACAGACTGCCAGTTATTGAAAAGGAAGGTAAATCAACAGCGGCCGTTTATATGCGTAGGTTTAAAAAGTTTAATATCAAGAAAATCTATCGCGATTGGTTAGCGAACGAGCAACTTCAAACAGCACTTGCCGGTCATTGGTCTGATCAGGAAAGAGCTGCTTTTGGAGAGGCGCATCAGAAGGAAACTTGGGAAATTGAGGATTTAGCAGCCATTTATTATTTACAGGCCAAGCTGAAGGGCATTGCAGATGATTGGAAAATGCGCGTGGTTTTTATTGATGAAGTGCAGGATTACAGCGAGTTTCAGTTGGCGGCTTTGCAGGAGGGACTTGAAACGGATATGTTTACGATGGTTGGCGATTTGGCGCAGGGAATTCACAGCTACCGGGCATTGACGTCTTGGGAACCAATTAAAGAATTATTCCCGAGAGCGACTTATACAACACTACAAAAAAGTTATCGAACGACAATTGAAATAATGGACTTAGCCAATCAGGTGCTCGCGCAGATGGACGAGGATTTGCCACTTGTCGAGCCGGTTGTTCGTCATGGTAGGGAACCAGATTTTTACGATATGCCGACGTTTGATGGGGCTAAAATTGATCAGATTTATAATGAAATTACGGGACGTGGCCATAAATCGGTAGCGCTGATTTGCAAATCGACAGCAGAGGCAACAAAAATTCATGCAAGACTACGGGAATTCAACATGGCGGTGCAATTATTAGGCGACCAAACGGATATGAGTGGGGCATGCCTGCTGATTGTTCCGAGCCATCTGGCAAAGGGACTGGAATTCGATGCAGTCATTGTTGTCGCGGTTGACGATCCATTTAGAGATCATCCGATTGACAGAAAGTTGTTATATGTTGCCATGACAAGGCCGATGCATGAGCTCCATATGGTTGGCGTTAATGTGTGA
- a CDS encoding methyl-accepting chemotaxis protein produces MKFTVGRKLWMGFLSLLLFMIIIGGTGFWSVSKTNNDFNALMYNQVAKTIVFEKIGSLQNKLSENVRSYLLFEQESFLKSRTEIITELDRQSGLLDQMKWSTSERTLLDELKESHTSYIQITDLAISEFDAGQEERALNIALDASLFEAEIMEKINELIVSQTDQTYQVNGDIQELIKWIRIVMIGLLVVALYVSISIAIMLGRSIAKPVKKMTAALTEIAEGNLMIEPVIIRNKDEIGEMATAFNSMSKDLRGIISNANGSALQLAAQAEQLSASSEESLAASEMVAETTERNLMGSESQAEIVNETNRAIGEVVTGINRITDDNEAMLLSSEDVARLVKEGASLMEDVNGQMTVISSAIGQSAGIMSGMANYSEEIRKVTSLITDIAEQTNLLALNAAIEAARAGEHGKGFAVVAEEVRHLAEQSKRSAGEIGNMIDTMIGSVAQAVASTEDGSQRVEEGLVVTERTHEVFSRIERAAGDVSEKVTTVSSAIEQIRTMTDAVSAGATKVQELAAESSEAAQSTSAATEQQLAANQEISSSAQLLAELSEKLQSDMGRFKV; encoded by the coding sequence ATGAAATTTACAGTAGGTAGAAAATTGTGGATGGGATTTTTATCGCTGCTTCTTTTTATGATTATTATTGGTGGGACGGGTTTTTGGTCAGTATCCAAAACAAATAATGATTTTAATGCTTTAATGTATAATCAAGTAGCGAAAACAATTGTATTTGAAAAAATAGGGTCACTTCAAAACAAACTTTCGGAAAATGTTCGAAGTTATTTATTGTTTGAACAAGAGTCATTTTTGAAAAGTCGAACGGAAATAATTACGGAGCTTGACCGCCAGTCGGGGTTATTAGACCAAATGAAATGGTCTACTAGCGAACGTACATTACTCGATGAATTAAAAGAATCACACACAAGTTATATACAAATTACAGATTTAGCAATCAGTGAGTTCGATGCTGGTCAAGAAGAAAGAGCTTTGAATATTGCACTTGATGCAAGTCTGTTTGAAGCGGAAATCATGGAGAAAATTAATGAATTGATTGTAAGCCAAACAGATCAAACTTATCAAGTAAATGGTGATATTCAAGAGTTAATCAAGTGGATACGCATAGTGATGATTGGCTTACTTGTTGTTGCTCTTTATGTGAGCATTTCTATAGCAATTATGCTTGGACGAAGTATTGCAAAACCCGTTAAGAAAATGACGGCAGCATTGACAGAAATCGCAGAAGGAAATCTTATGATAGAGCCTGTCATCATTCGCAATAAAGATGAGATTGGTGAGATGGCAACTGCCTTTAATAGCATGTCGAAAGACCTTCGCGGGATTATTTCGAATGCAAATGGGTCAGCACTTCAACTTGCTGCCCAAGCAGAACAATTGTCTGCGAGTTCAGAGGAAAGTCTAGCAGCATCTGAAATGGTTGCAGAAACGACGGAAAGAAACTTAATGGGAAGTGAATCCCAAGCGGAAATTGTCAATGAGACGAATCGGGCTATCGGAGAAGTCGTAACCGGCATTAACCGGATTACGGATGATAACGAAGCGATGCTGTTATCATCTGAGGATGTTGCTCGGCTTGTGAAAGAAGGGGCCTCTCTAATGGAGGATGTTAACGGTCAAATGACAGTGATTAGCTCGGCAATTGGGCAATCAGCAGGCATTATGAGCGGTATGGCGAATTATTCGGAGGAAATCCGAAAAGTTACGTCTTTGATTACGGATATTGCTGAACAGACGAACTTATTGGCACTGAACGCGGCGATTGAAGCAGCACGTGCTGGGGAGCATGGAAAAGGCTTCGCGGTCGTAGCTGAGGAAGTGAGACATCTTGCAGAACAGTCAAAACGTTCTGCTGGAGAAATTGGTAATATGATTGATACGATGATTGGTAGCGTTGCACAAGCTGTTGCAAGCACAGAAGATGGCAGTCAACGTGTAGAAGAAGGGCTTGTTGTAACGGAGCGAACACACGAGGTCTTCAGCCGGATTGAACGGGCGGCCGGTGATGTCAGTGAAAAAGTGACAACTGTTTCTTCAGCCATCGAACAGATCCGCACAATGACCGATGCAGTTTCTGCAGGAGCTACAAAAGTACAGGAACTGGCAGCCGAATCATCGGAAGCTGCCCAGTCAACAAGTGCAGCGACAGAGCAACAACTAGCTGCTAACCAAGAGATTTCGTCCAGCGCACAGTTGCTAGCGGAGCTTTCAGAGAAACTGCAAAGTGATATGGGACGATTTAAAGTGTAA
- a CDS encoding GNAT family N-acetyltransferase, whose amino-acid sequence MNPLQLVLKNQKEIDVIQLAVSHLDEILVLQQKVIASLTTDAFLQPLTKEEFLYILNGKGMMIGAYCEGQLIAFRAMLEPKVDEEGHLGIDAGVPTAGLSAVIYSEISNVHSQFRGNNLQVLLGEILIREVNRQRFRYVCTTVAPFNIASLKDKFAHGMEIVALKVKYGDLLRYVLMKDLVQNLQENPTQSYEILMSDTAQQQRYLQDGWRGTAMKQIENQWVVHFVKK is encoded by the coding sequence ATGAATCCACTACAATTAGTCTTAAAAAATCAAAAAGAAATTGACGTTATCCAACTAGCCGTGAGTCATCTCGATGAAATTCTAGTACTGCAACAAAAAGTAATTGCATCGCTGACAACAGACGCTTTTTTACAGCCATTGACGAAGGAAGAATTTCTTTATATTTTGAATGGTAAAGGCATGATGATTGGCGCTTACTGTGAAGGACAACTCATTGCATTTCGTGCAATGTTGGAACCTAAAGTGGATGAGGAAGGTCATTTAGGAATTGATGCAGGTGTACCGACAGCTGGGTTATCCGCTGTTATTTATTCGGAAATATCGAATGTGCATTCTCAATTCAGAGGGAATAATTTGCAGGTGTTATTAGGAGAAATTCTCATACGGGAAGTCAATCGACAGCGATTTCGCTATGTATGTACAACCGTTGCTCCGTTTAATATTGCTAGCTTGAAGGATAAATTTGCCCATGGTATGGAAATTGTCGCACTCAAAGTGAAATATGGTGACTTGCTGAGATATGTTTTAATGAAAGATCTAGTGCAGAACTTGCAAGAGAACCCCACACAAAGTTATGAAATCTTAATGTCTGATACAGCGCAACAACAGCGTTATCTTCAAGATGGCTGGCGAGGGACAGCGATGAAACAAATAGAGAATCAGTGGGTAGTCCACTTTGTAAAGAAATAA